A single genomic interval of uncultured Sunxiuqinia sp. harbors:
- the gnd gene encoding decarboxylating NADP(+)-dependent phosphogluconate dehydrogenase — protein MAKLADIGLIGLAVMGENLVLNMESKGYTVAVYNRTVEKVDKFVNGRGAGKNFIGAHSIEDLVASLEKPRKVMMLVKAGKPVDDFIELLIPHLEKGDIIIDGGNSHFPDTIRRTKYVESKGLLYIGTGVSGGEEGALKGPSMMPGGSPAAWPHVKEIFQAVAAKVEDNEPCCDWVGEDGAGHFVKMVHNGIEYGDMQIICEAYQMMKELLGMDADEMHEVFKEWNNDVLDSYLIEITRDILGFKDEDGEPLVEKILDTAGQKGTGKWTGVAALDLGIPLTLIGESVFARCLSAQKDLRVEASKVIEGPKTKFDGDKVQMINDLKDALFGAKIISYAQGYNLMMEAAKEHNWNLNYGGIALMWRGGCIIRSVFLADIKSAFDNNPNLANLLLDPYFKDKVEKAQAGWRRVCATALSHGVPVPSLTSALCYFDGIRSERLPANLLQAQRDYFGAHTYERLDKPRGEFFHTNWTGRGGDTASSTYDV, from the coding sequence ATGGCAAAATTAGCAGACATCGGTTTAATTGGGTTAGCTGTAATGGGCGAAAACCTGGTTTTAAACATGGAAAGTAAAGGCTACACGGTTGCGGTATACAACCGCACAGTTGAAAAAGTAGACAAATTTGTAAACGGACGAGGTGCCGGAAAGAATTTCATTGGAGCTCACTCTATCGAAGATTTAGTAGCTTCTTTAGAAAAACCCCGAAAAGTAATGATGCTTGTAAAAGCGGGGAAACCGGTTGATGACTTCATTGAATTACTGATTCCTCATCTGGAAAAAGGCGATATTATTATCGATGGCGGTAACTCTCACTTCCCCGACACGATTAGAAGAACGAAGTATGTAGAAAGCAAAGGTCTGCTTTACATTGGAACTGGTGTTTCGGGTGGCGAAGAAGGTGCTTTAAAAGGGCCATCAATGATGCCGGGCGGATCGCCCGCAGCGTGGCCACACGTGAAAGAAATTTTTCAGGCCGTGGCAGCCAAAGTGGAAGACAACGAGCCTTGTTGCGACTGGGTTGGTGAAGATGGCGCCGGGCATTTTGTAAAGATGGTTCACAACGGCATTGAGTACGGCGATATGCAAATTATTTGCGAAGCCTACCAAATGATGAAAGAACTACTTGGCATGGATGCCGATGAAATGCACGAGGTTTTCAAAGAATGGAATAACGATGTATTGGACTCTTACCTAATTGAGATTACTCGCGATATCCTCGGTTTTAAAGATGAAGATGGCGAACCGCTGGTTGAAAAAATCCTGGACACCGCCGGACAAAAAGGTACCGGAAAATGGACTGGCGTAGCAGCACTAGATCTCGGTATTCCATTGACCCTGATTGGCGAATCAGTATTTGCACGTTGTTTATCAGCGCAAAAGGATTTGCGTGTTGAAGCCTCAAAAGTAATTGAAGGCCCAAAGACAAAGTTTGATGGCGACAAAGTTCAAATGATTAATGACTTGAAAGATGCCTTATTTGGTGCAAAAATCATTTCATATGCTCAGGGGTACAACCTCATGATGGAAGCAGCCAAGGAACATAACTGGAACCTGAACTACGGCGGCATTGCCCTGATGTGGCGTGGCGGTTGTATCATTCGTTCGGTTTTCTTAGCTGATATCAAATCTGCATTCGACAACAATCCAAACCTAGCCAATTTGCTACTTGATCCTTACTTTAAAGATAAAGTTGAAAAAGCTCAGGCTGGTTGGAGACGAGTTTGTGCAACAGCACTTTCTCACGGAGTTCCGGTACCATCATTAACTTCAGCATTGTGCTATTTTGATGGAATACGCAGCGAACGCTTGCCTGCAAACTTACTGCAAGCTCAGCGTGATTACTTTGGAGCACACACCTACGAACGTTTAGACAAACCACGTGGCGAATTTTTCCACACCAACTGGACTGGTCGCGGGGGTGATACCGCATCATCAACTTATGACGTTTAG
- the pdxB gene encoding 4-phosphoerythronate dehydrogenase PdxB — protein sequence MKFIIDDKIPYIKGALEPFGEVVYLPGAKTTPEIVKNADALITRTRTICNEALLKNSTVSFIATATIGFDHIDSDFCKQAGIEWTNAPGCNSKSVEQYIASALFVLAEKKGFQLKDKTIGIVGVGQVGSKVAKICELLGMKVLLNDPPRKRAEGSDQFVNFQEIISNSDIITFHVPLTMHGEDATFHMANSLFFNSLEHCPIIFNTCRGEVVDTFAGESAIERGQISGMVLDCWEREPDIDRNLLQLVDLATPHIAGYSKDGKANGTMMSIQAISQFFNLGIDGWQPQGVDLPEQTIINLDGLNRTEEAIIGEAILFTYDIRSDDQRLRNSPEQFEKLRGDYPVRREYPIFTIKPKNIDDVTLEKLKQLGFNISI from the coding sequence ATGAAATTTATAATAGACGATAAAATACCATACATAAAAGGAGCATTAGAACCTTTTGGAGAAGTGGTTTATCTACCGGGAGCAAAAACGACTCCTGAAATTGTAAAAAATGCTGATGCCCTGATTACGCGAACTCGCACAATTTGCAATGAAGCATTATTAAAGAATTCAACCGTCAGCTTTATTGCTACTGCAACCATTGGCTTTGATCACATTGACTCTGATTTCTGCAAACAAGCCGGAATAGAATGGACGAATGCCCCTGGTTGCAACAGCAAGTCTGTAGAACAATACATTGCCTCTGCCTTATTTGTTCTGGCTGAGAAAAAAGGCTTTCAGCTAAAAGATAAAACCATCGGCATTGTCGGTGTTGGTCAGGTTGGATCTAAAGTGGCCAAAATATGCGAGCTACTAGGCATGAAAGTTCTGCTAAACGACCCTCCCAGGAAACGTGCAGAAGGATCGGATCAGTTCGTCAACTTTCAGGAGATAATCTCAAATTCAGACATTATCACCTTCCATGTACCATTGACCATGCATGGAGAAGATGCAACTTTCCATATGGCAAACTCGCTTTTTTTTAACTCGTTAGAACATTGCCCGATCATTTTTAACACGTGCCGGGGTGAGGTAGTCGACACATTTGCCGGCGAATCAGCTATTGAGCGAGGACAAATTTCAGGAATGGTGTTGGATTGCTGGGAACGCGAACCCGACATCGACCGTAACCTGTTACAGCTGGTTGATCTGGCAACACCCCACATAGCAGGGTACTCAAAGGATGGGAAAGCCAATGGAACAATGATGAGCATTCAGGCAATCAGTCAATTTTTCAACCTTGGTATTGACGGTTGGCAACCACAGGGAGTCGATCTACCAGAGCAAACAATAATCAATCTGGATGGTTTAAATCGTACAGAGGAAGCAATCATTGGTGAAGCAATTCTTTTCACTTACGATATCAGGAGCGATGACCAACGTTTGAGGAATAGTCCAGAACAGTTTGAGAAGCTACGCGGCGATTATCCTGTACGAAGAGAATATCCCATTTTTACAATTAAACCTAAAAATATAGATGACGTAACACTTGAAAAACTGAAACAACTTGGATTCAATATTTCAATTTGA
- a CDS encoding Gfo/Idh/MocA family oxidoreductase yields the protein MKLDKIKWGIIGCGDVTEKKNGPPLYKLEHSSLVAVMRRNGKLAEDYAKRHQVSRWYDDADQLINDTEVNAVYVATPPNMHAEYAIKAMRADKPVYIEKPMAKTYAECERMIQVSEETGMPIFVAYYRRALPLFLKVKELLDHDILGKTLAVNIRFFASSKEQNLSKEKLPWRIKPEIAGAGLFYDMGSHELDFLDFIFGPIAKASGQAQNRAGYYPAEDTVTASFEFECGVLGTGSWSFVVDSSSEEDTIEILGTKGKLSFACFNPTRLKLITEQGELFYDFDQPEHAGGNHIQLVIDELRGIGKCPSTGKSAARTSWVMEEIVKDYYRK from the coding sequence ATGAAGCTAGATAAAATCAAATGGGGAATTATTGGATGTGGCGATGTCACTGAAAAAAAGAATGGTCCCCCACTCTACAAATTAGAACACTCAAGTTTGGTTGCTGTGATGCGCAGAAATGGCAAACTGGCTGAAGATTATGCCAAACGTCATCAGGTATCGCGCTGGTACGACGATGCTGACCAGCTGATAAACGATACTGAGGTAAATGCCGTATATGTGGCAACTCCACCCAATATGCATGCTGAATATGCCATAAAGGCCATGCGAGCAGACAAACCGGTTTATATTGAAAAGCCGATGGCAAAAACCTATGCAGAGTGTGAGAGAATGATCCAAGTTTCAGAAGAAACAGGAATGCCTATTTTTGTAGCCTACTATCGGCGTGCATTACCATTATTTCTGAAAGTGAAAGAGCTTCTGGATCATGATATTCTTGGCAAAACATTAGCTGTAAATATCCGTTTTTTTGCCTCTTCAAAAGAACAAAACTTAAGTAAGGAGAAGCTCCCTTGGCGCATAAAACCAGAAATTGCAGGTGCCGGTTTGTTTTATGACATGGGCTCACACGAACTGGATTTTCTGGATTTTATTTTCGGCCCAATAGCGAAAGCAAGCGGGCAAGCCCAAAACAGAGCTGGATATTATCCGGCAGAAGATACCGTTACTGCTTCATTTGAATTTGAATGTGGAGTTTTGGGAACGGGAAGCTGGAGTTTCGTTGTTGATTCTTCATCCGAAGAAGATACCATTGAAATTCTGGGAACAAAAGGAAAGCTCAGTTTTGCCTGTTTCAACCCTACTAGACTCAAATTAATAACAGAACAGGGAGAGCTATTTTACGATTTTGACCAACCAGAACATGCTGGAGGAAATCATATTCAACTGGTAATTGATGAATTGAGAGGTATTGGAAAATGTCCGAGCACTGGAAAATCAGCAGCACGAACCAGTTGGGTAATGGAAGAAATTGTAAAAGATTATTATCGAAAATGA
- a CDS encoding lactate racemase domain-containing protein: MLYYEIGSPEHELTNEDLKKGLYHALEQIQGVNKVLAIPPDYTRLPSRSGELTELTWKFYGDKLTDVLPALGTHSPMTDGQISHMFGSLPKSLIREHDWRNDVVTVGEVPAEFVKEVSEGAVDFPWPAQVNKLLLEGNFDLILSIGQVVPHEVVGMANYNKNVFVGTGGVEGINKSHFVGAAYGMERMMGHADTPVRRIFNYASDNFTQNLPILYVQTVVGLDKTDGKVKTRGLFIGDDYEVFDKAAKLSLQVNFEMLDKPLRKVVVWLDPTEFKSTWLGNKSVYRTRMAIDDDGELIVLAPALKEFGEDKEIDRLIRKYGYFGTPATLKSCDENEELRNNLSAAAHLIHGSSEGRFSITYCPGKKTGNLSREEIESVGFKYGDYDEITARYNPEVLKDGYNTLPNGEEVFYISNPAIGLWAFKDRFKY; this comes from the coding sequence ATGCTATATTACGAGATAGGTTCACCTGAACATGAACTAACAAATGAAGACCTCAAAAAGGGACTTTATCATGCGTTGGAACAAATACAAGGAGTCAACAAAGTGTTGGCTATTCCGCCAGATTACACCAGATTACCGAGTCGGTCGGGAGAATTAACCGAACTGACGTGGAAGTTTTACGGAGATAAGTTAACCGATGTTCTTCCGGCATTGGGAACCCACTCTCCTATGACTGATGGACAAATTAGCCATATGTTTGGCAGCTTACCAAAATCATTGATTCGCGAGCACGATTGGAGAAATGATGTCGTAACTGTTGGCGAAGTACCCGCCGAGTTTGTAAAAGAAGTCTCAGAAGGTGCTGTCGATTTTCCTTGGCCAGCTCAGGTTAATAAACTTTTGTTGGAGGGAAACTTCGACCTGATTTTATCAATCGGGCAGGTTGTCCCCCACGAAGTTGTGGGCATGGCTAATTACAACAAAAATGTATTTGTCGGAACCGGAGGTGTTGAAGGAATCAACAAGAGCCACTTTGTAGGTGCTGCCTATGGAATGGAACGAATGATGGGACATGCAGACACGCCAGTACGACGTATTTTCAATTATGCTTCTGATAATTTCACACAGAACCTACCTATTTTGTATGTTCAAACGGTGGTTGGATTAGATAAAACGGACGGAAAAGTAAAAACCCGTGGTTTATTTATTGGCGACGATTACGAAGTATTTGACAAAGCTGCCAAGCTTTCATTGCAAGTGAATTTTGAAATGCTGGATAAACCATTGAGAAAAGTAGTCGTTTGGCTCGATCCCACTGAATTCAAATCAACCTGGTTGGGAAACAAATCGGTTTATCGTACTCGAATGGCTATTGATGATGATGGTGAATTAATCGTATTAGCTCCGGCTCTAAAAGAGTTTGGAGAAGATAAAGAGATTGACCGGTTAATTCGCAAATATGGCTACTTTGGAACTCCGGCAACTCTTAAATCGTGTGATGAAAATGAAGAGCTTCGAAACAATTTAAGTGCTGCTGCTCACCTAATTCATGGTTCTTCCGAAGGGCGTTTCAGTATTACTTACTGTCCGGGCAAAAAAACCGGTAATTTAAGCCGCGAAGAAATAGAAAGTGTTGGATTCAAATATGGCGATTACGATGAAATCACTGCCCGATACAATCCGGAAGTCTTGAAAGATGGATACAATACTTTGCCAAATGGGGAGGAAGTATTCTACATCTCAAATCCAGCAATCGGGCTCTGGGCATTTAAAGATCGCTTTAAGTATTAA
- a CDS encoding PfkB family carbohydrate kinase has protein sequence MSLKLKKDCKYSLIVPTSMGVRITPVNGQPVHSSDMFKMQATSAETNVASIASFLGLPVKVLTTFVKGSPVAKFIKSNLKSRHMDYEGPEVEQGDPWGYRHQFNIADSGYGSRGPRVQNDRAGEVGRTLNVKDFDLERIFGQEGVQIVHLSGLIAALSPETSTFCLEIARAAKKYGTRISFDLNYRASFWKGRDKELRENFTEIASVSDILIGNEEDFQLCLGIEGPEAGGKGIEEEIEGFKGMIGRVKKAFPNASVFATTLREVVSVNEHLWGAIMLEGDDNWQVIMPRTINVLDRIGGGDGFVGGLLYGILKDWNPEKWPQFGWATGAMATTFLTDYAQPADEDMVWSIWEGNARVKR, from the coding sequence ATGAGCTTAAAATTAAAAAAAGACTGCAAATATTCGCTGATTGTGCCTACAAGTATGGGGGTGCGCATTACTCCTGTTAACGGACAGCCGGTACATAGTAGCGATATGTTTAAAATGCAGGCAACCAGTGCCGAAACAAATGTGGCAAGTATTGCCTCTTTTCTCGGACTTCCGGTAAAAGTGCTTACAACTTTTGTGAAAGGAAGCCCGGTTGCAAAATTCATAAAAAGCAACCTGAAAAGTCGACACATGGACTACGAAGGACCCGAAGTTGAACAGGGAGATCCTTGGGGATACCGACATCAGTTTAATATTGCTGACAGCGGATATGGATCTCGCGGACCCCGTGTACAAAATGATCGTGCCGGAGAAGTTGGAAGAACATTGAATGTAAAGGACTTTGACTTGGAGCGTATTTTTGGGCAAGAAGGTGTGCAAATCGTACATCTATCCGGTTTGATTGCAGCCCTGTCGCCAGAAACCAGTACATTCTGCTTGGAAATAGCACGTGCAGCAAAAAAATATGGAACCCGTATTTCATTTGACTTGAACTACAGAGCATCATTTTGGAAAGGTCGTGACAAAGAATTACGCGAAAACTTTACAGAGATAGCTTCTGTTTCAGATATACTGATTGGTAATGAAGAAGATTTCCAACTATGCTTAGGAATAGAAGGACCTGAAGCCGGAGGTAAAGGCATTGAGGAAGAAATTGAGGGATTCAAAGGAATGATTGGGCGAGTTAAGAAGGCATTTCCCAATGCCTCAGTTTTTGCCACTACCTTGCGTGAAGTTGTTAGCGTGAACGAGCACCTTTGGGGAGCCATCATGTTGGAAGGAGACGACAACTGGCAGGTAATAATGCCTCGCACTATTAATGTTTTAGATCGTATTGGAGGTGGTGACGGATTTGTTGGTGGACTGCTTTACGGAATTTTAAAAGATTGGAATCCTGAAAAATGGCCACAGTTTGGCTGGGCAACAGGAGCCATGGCAACCACATTCCTTACCGATTACGCTCAACCAGCCGATGAAGATATGGTTTGGAGCATCTGGGAAGGAAATGCACGGGTGAAACGATGA
- a CDS encoding SDR family oxidoreductase, producing MEPISFKDLKGKVCVITGGSGVIGSEMVKAMASVGVKIAVGGSSPASAEKAAAKLAAEFDTKIIGVEANVLDKASLEKANEIIREKLGPIDILINCAGGNNPGATTKVEEMTEENMDKLEDTFYGLDLNGFDKVFDLNFKGTILPSMVFTKDMLKNKKGVILNVSSMNAYKPLTKIPAYSAAKASINNFTEWLAVHFAKIGIRVNGVAPGFFITSQNRFLVMDEKTGNFSPRGQKIVNNTPMGKFGDPQDLQGATLFLISDISGFITGITIPVDGGYNAFGGV from the coding sequence ATGGAACCAATTAGTTTTAAAGACCTCAAGGGTAAAGTGTGTGTAATAACCGGTGGATCGGGAGTTATTGGCAGCGAAATGGTAAAAGCAATGGCTTCGGTTGGTGTAAAAATAGCAGTTGGTGGGAGCAGTCCCGCCTCTGCCGAAAAAGCCGCAGCAAAACTCGCTGCTGAATTCGATACAAAAATTATTGGTGTAGAGGCCAATGTCCTGGATAAAGCGTCGCTTGAAAAGGCCAATGAGATAATTCGTGAAAAGCTTGGTCCTATCGACATCTTGATTAACTGTGCAGGAGGAAATAATCCAGGAGCCACAACCAAAGTGGAAGAAATGACTGAGGAAAATATGGACAAACTGGAAGACACCTTTTATGGGTTAGACTTGAACGGTTTTGACAAAGTATTCGACTTAAACTTTAAGGGTACGATATTGCCATCGATGGTTTTCACAAAAGACATGTTAAAAAATAAAAAAGGAGTTATTCTGAATGTCTCTTCAATGAATGCTTACAAGCCATTGACCAAAATCCCCGCTTATTCGGCTGCAAAAGCCTCAATTAATAATTTCACCGAATGGCTGGCCGTTCACTTTGCAAAAATAGGTATTCGGGTAAACGGTGTTGCTCCAGGCTTTTTCATTACCAGCCAAAACCGCTTTTTAGTGATGGATGAAAAAACCGGAAACTTTTCGCCTCGTGGTCAAAAGATTGTAAACAACACGCCGATGGGAAAATTTGGAGATCCGCAAGACTTACAAGGTGCTACCTTATTTCTGATCTCAGACATTTCAGGTTTCATTACGGGTATTACAATTCCGGTCGATGGAGGTTACAACGCCTTTGGTGGCGTATAA
- a CDS encoding substrate-binding domain-containing protein — protein MQNVIKPIKRIRIKDIAEKANVSIGTVDRVLHKRGEVSKATKEKIMKIIEELDYHPNILASALASKRTHSLAVLIPDSSADEAYWNKPLNGMRRAYDEIQQYGIAIKIYKFAQDDANSFVGKANELIKNDHDGVVLAPFFSREAKAFIKELESKKIPFVFIDSNIKESKKLSYIGQNSFQSGTLAAKLLDFSVPAASTILIIHFATEMDNQNHLVQREKGFYNYFKQNGGTSKKIITIEINDTSSKTYFAQIEKELKKDQNIQGIFVTNSQVYKVAEYLEKRKIKNIRLVGHDLIPGNKESVRKNLVDFLICQRPEEQGYQAINTLFQYIILKKEVSLENYTSIDILTKENLDFYQEFNTNNYGTN, from the coding sequence ATACAAAATGTCATCAAACCAATAAAAAGAATAAGAATAAAAGACATTGCCGAAAAAGCAAATGTTTCGATTGGAACCGTAGACCGTGTTCTTCATAAGCGTGGCGAAGTGTCGAAAGCTACGAAAGAGAAAATCATGAAAATCATTGAAGAACTCGACTACCACCCGAATATTTTGGCAAGTGCTCTAGCTTCAAAAAGAACACACTCGCTAGCTGTTCTTATTCCAGATTCATCCGCAGACGAAGCATACTGGAACAAACCTTTAAATGGAATGCGACGTGCGTACGACGAAATTCAACAATACGGAATTGCGATCAAGATTTATAAATTTGCTCAAGATGATGCCAACTCCTTCGTAGGCAAAGCCAACGAACTTATAAAAAACGATCATGACGGCGTTGTTTTAGCTCCTTTTTTCTCAAGGGAAGCCAAGGCATTTATAAAAGAACTTGAATCAAAAAAGATTCCTTTCGTTTTTATTGACTCAAATATTAAGGAAAGTAAAAAACTAAGTTATATCGGCCAGAATTCATTCCAAAGTGGGACACTAGCTGCAAAGCTTCTTGACTTTTCGGTACCAGCTGCTTCGACAATACTAATTATACACTTTGCAACCGAAATGGACAATCAAAACCATTTGGTTCAACGCGAAAAAGGTTTTTACAACTATTTCAAACAAAATGGAGGTACAAGCAAAAAAATTATTACCATTGAAATCAACGACACCTCTTCAAAAACCTACTTTGCTCAAATTGAAAAGGAACTAAAAAAAGACCAGAATATCCAAGGCATCTTTGTAACCAATTCTCAGGTATATAAAGTAGCGGAATACCTCGAAAAAAGAAAAATCAAAAACATCAGGCTTGTAGGTCACGATCTTATTCCGGGCAACAAAGAAAGTGTCCGAAAAAATCTGGTAGATTTCCTAATTTGCCAGCGCCCCGAAGAACAGGGCTATCAAGCCATAAACACCCTATTTCAATATATTATTCTGAAGAAAGAAGTTTCTCTGGAAAATTACACTTCGATTGATATTTTAACTAAAGAAAACCTGGATTTCTACCAAGAATTTAATACAAATAATTATGGAACCAATTAG
- a CDS encoding tagaturonate epimerase family protein, whose amino-acid sequence MELSKYSFGVGDRFSHQGEAQLRAIVKANQAGVNVSPVWNKSNREHSNVKTKPDDVRTEADAAVKALGYGLPYYVDADHINLTTVAPFVKGADFFTLDVAGYIGNESSKESVDAFLSSCEKYKGALKIPGIKDDIQVDDSLLAKVVENFLAATEEAAAIYKYLVEKKGQGNFIAEVSMDEVENPQTPVELFFILKMLADKGVPVQTIAPKFTGRFNKGVDYVGDLDQFAKEFEEDLMVIAYAVKEFGLPSDLKLSVHSGSDKFSIYPIMADIIKKHDKGLHIKTAGTTWLEEVIGLALSGGEALEAAKEVYATALGRKEELCAPYADVIDIKDNELPTVEEVNGWDSEKFANTLRHIPGHADYNPNFRQLIHVGYKVAAEMGERYYTLLENNAEVIGNCVEENIFDRHLKRLFNL is encoded by the coding sequence ATGGAATTAAGTAAGTACAGTTTTGGAGTGGGTGATCGTTTTTCTCACCAAGGAGAAGCTCAGTTAAGAGCAATTGTTAAGGCTAATCAAGCTGGTGTTAATGTCAGTCCAGTATGGAATAAATCCAATCGGGAGCACAGCAATGTGAAGACCAAGCCGGACGATGTGCGAACCGAAGCTGATGCGGCGGTGAAAGCATTAGGGTATGGATTACCTTATTATGTAGATGCTGACCATATTAACTTAACCACTGTGGCTCCGTTTGTGAAAGGTGCTGACTTTTTTACTCTTGATGTGGCCGGTTATATTGGCAACGAAAGCTCAAAAGAGTCAGTTGATGCTTTTTTGTCTTCTTGTGAAAAGTATAAAGGAGCTCTGAAGATTCCGGGTATCAAAGATGACATTCAGGTAGATGATAGTTTGCTGGCAAAAGTTGTTGAGAACTTTTTAGCCGCAACCGAAGAAGCTGCAGCTATTTATAAATACTTAGTTGAAAAGAAAGGACAGGGAAATTTCATTGCTGAGGTGTCTATGGATGAAGTTGAAAATCCACAAACTCCGGTTGAGTTATTCTTTATTCTGAAAATGTTGGCTGATAAAGGTGTGCCTGTTCAAACAATTGCGCCGAAATTTACCGGTCGCTTCAACAAAGGAGTCGACTATGTTGGTGATTTAGATCAGTTTGCCAAGGAGTTTGAAGAGGACTTAATGGTGATTGCATATGCAGTTAAGGAATTCGGACTTCCTTCAGACCTTAAGTTGAGTGTGCACTCAGGTAGCGATAAGTTTTCAATTTATCCGATTATGGCCGACATTATCAAGAAGCATGATAAAGGCCTACACATAAAAACAGCAGGAACAACTTGGTTAGAAGAAGTTATTGGGTTAGCCCTGTCTGGAGGAGAGGCATTGGAGGCTGCAAAAGAAGTTTATGCGACAGCACTTGGACGTAAAGAGGAATTGTGCGCGCCCTACGCTGATGTGATTGATATTAAAGACAATGAGTTGCCAACGGTTGAAGAAGTAAATGGTTGGGATAGCGAAAAATTTGCCAATACGTTACGCCATATTCCCGGACATGCCGATTACAATCCTAATTTCCGTCAGTTGATTCATGTCGGATATAAAGTGGCAGCAGAAATGGGAGAGCGTTACTACACTTTATTGGAAAATAATGCGGAGGTAATTGGAAACTGCGTAGAAGAAAATATTTTTGATCGTCATTTAAAACGATTATTCAATTTGTAA
- the uxaC gene encoding glucuronate isomerase — MKKFMDENFLLQTETAQKLYHEHAAKMPIFDYHCHISPKEIAEDKTFDNITQIWLYGDHYKWRAMRTNGVDERYCTGDASDWEKFEKWAETVPHTLRNPLYHWTHLELKKFFGIDKVLSPDTAKEIWDECNAKLTSGSYSCRDIIRMANVDTICTTDDPVDNLEHHRAIKESGFEVKVLPAWRPDKAMMVEDKDFFNDYVDQLAEAANVEIDSFDAFMVALDKRHQFFHDNGCRLSDHGLDTAFAEDYSEDEINAIFDKIRSLKNLSAIEILKFKSCMLYEFGIMDNSRGWTQQFHIGAQRNNNTRLFNKLGPDTGFDSIGDVPVAAPLAKLLNRLDLEDKLSKTILYNLNPRDNELYATMIGNFQDGSVPGKMQYGSGWWFLDQKDGMKKQMNALSNLGLLSRFVGMLTDSRSFLSYTRHEYFRRTLCNLLGNDVENGEIPANMELLGEMVENICYNNAKSYFNF; from the coding sequence ATGAAGAAGTTTATGGATGAGAACTTTCTGTTGCAAACAGAAACTGCTCAGAAACTGTATCACGAACATGCGGCTAAAATGCCGATTTTTGACTATCACTGTCACATTTCGCCCAAAGAAATAGCCGAAGATAAAACATTTGATAACATAACTCAGATCTGGTTGTATGGCGATCATTATAAGTGGCGCGCTATGCGAACGAATGGTGTTGACGAACGCTATTGTACCGGAGATGCCAGCGACTGGGAGAAATTTGAAAAATGGGCAGAGACGGTGCCTCACACCTTGAGAAATCCACTGTACCACTGGACTCATTTAGAGTTGAAGAAGTTTTTTGGAATAGACAAGGTTCTTAGTCCAGACACCGCTAAGGAGATTTGGGATGAGTGTAATGCCAAATTAACATCTGGTAGTTACTCCTGCCGCGATATTATTCGTATGGCGAATGTCGACACAATTTGCACAACTGATGATCCTGTTGATAACCTAGAGCATCACCGCGCAATTAAAGAAAGTGGTTTTGAAGTAAAAGTATTACCAGCTTGGCGTCCTGATAAAGCGATGATGGTTGAAGATAAAGATTTCTTCAACGATTACGTTGATCAGTTAGCTGAAGCTGCAAATGTAGAGATTGATAGTTTCGATGCTTTTATGGTTGCCTTGGATAAGCGTCATCAATTTTTTCATGATAATGGTTGTCGATTGTCTGACCATGGCTTGGATACCGCTTTTGCAGAAGATTATTCAGAGGATGAGATTAATGCAATTTTTGACAAAATTCGTTCTCTGAAAAACCTGTCTGCGATTGAAATCCTGAAATTTAAATCGTGCATGTTATACGAATTTGGAATCATGGATAATTCGCGCGGATGGACGCAGCAATTCCATATTGGAGCACAACGAAATAATAATACACGCTTGTTTAACAAGCTAGGGCCAGATACAGGATTCGACTCGATAGGAGATGTTCCGGTAGCTGCTCCGCTAGCGAAATTATTGAATCGTTTAGATTTGGAAGATAAATTAAGCAAAACTATTCTATACAATCTGAATCCTCGCGATAATGAACTGTATGCGACAATGATTGGAAATTTCCAGGATGGATCGGTTCCCGGAAAAATGCAATATGGTTCAGGGTGGTGGTTTTTGGATCAGAAAGATGGTATGAAAAAGCAAATGAATGCGCTTTCGAACCTTGGACTATTGAGCCGCTTCGTTGGAATGTTAACAGATTCACGCAGCTTTTTATCGTATACACGTCACGAATATTTCCGCAGAACACTATGTAATCTGCTTGGGAATGATGTTGAGAATGGTGAAATTCCAGCAAATATGGAGCTATTGGGTGAGATGGTTGAGAATATTTGTTACAACAATGCAAAAAGCTATTTTAATTTTTAA